In Hyphomicrobiales bacterium, a single window of DNA contains:
- the nhaD gene encoding sodium:proton antiporter NhaD: MPDAAPALDLTQTWVGVTALAIFGVAYLLVILEEATQLRKSKPVLVAAGLIWALIGMAYTAAGQPDAARAQAEHTIFEYGELFLFLLVAITYVNTLEERRVFEVVRARLTARSLSYRQLFWITGALAFALSGVLDNLTTALVMGSVVLAVGTASPRFVTLACISVVVAANAGGAFTPFGDITTLMVWQKGKVSFFEFFALFGPALVNWLVPAVALHFALPADKPPPARELVAMKPGARGVIVLFALTIATAVAFRNFLGLQPALGMMLGLGYLQIWSYILQQRGKRSENTDMVLNSFRQIERIEWDTLLFFFGIIFAVGGLGVMGYLALINEHLYGAWGNTAANVTVGLLSSVLDNIPIMFAVLTMDPQMSHGQWLLVTLTAGVGGSLLSIGSAAGVALMGLAQGNYTFSHHLRWTWAIALGYAASIVAHLVINAAKF; encoded by the coding sequence ATGCCTGACGCCGCGCCGGCCCTGGACCTGACACAGACGTGGGTTGGCGTGACGGCACTGGCGATCTTCGGAGTCGCCTATCTGCTGGTGATCCTTGAAGAAGCCACGCAGTTGCGCAAATCCAAGCCCGTGCTTGTGGCCGCGGGCCTCATCTGGGCGCTGATCGGCATGGCCTACACGGCCGCGGGCCAACCGGATGCCGCGCGCGCGCAAGCCGAACATACCATCTTCGAATACGGTGAACTCTTTCTCTTCTTGCTGGTCGCCATCACCTACGTGAACACGCTGGAAGAGCGGCGGGTGTTCGAGGTGGTGCGGGCGCGCCTCACCGCACGGAGCCTCAGCTACCGGCAATTGTTCTGGATCACGGGGGCGTTGGCGTTCGCGCTGTCCGGTGTGCTGGACAACCTCACGACCGCGCTGGTGATGGGATCCGTCGTGCTGGCAGTCGGCACGGCATCGCCCCGTTTCGTCACGCTGGCCTGCATCAGCGTCGTCGTCGCGGCCAATGCGGGCGGCGCCTTCACGCCTTTCGGCGACATCACCACGCTCATGGTGTGGCAGAAGGGCAAGGTCTCATTCTTCGAATTCTTCGCGCTGTTCGGTCCCGCCCTCGTGAACTGGCTGGTGCCGGCTGTCGCCCTCCATTTCGCCCTGCCCGCCGACAAGCCGCCGCCCGCGCGCGAGCTTGTGGCGATGAAACCCGGTGCCCGTGGCGTGATCGTGCTCTTCGCACTCACCATCGCCACGGCCGTGGCCTTCCGCAACTTCCTCGGGCTGCAACCGGCGCTGGGCATGATGCTGGGGCTCGGCTACCTGCAAATCTGGTCCTACATCCTGCAACAGCGCGGCAAGCGGTCCGAGAATACCGACATGGTGTTGAACTCCTTCCGCCAGATCGAGCGCATCGAATGGGACACGCTGCTCTTCTTCTTCGGCATCATCTTTGCCGTAGGTGGCCTTGGCGTGATGGGCTATCTCGCGCTCATCAACGAGCATCTTTACGGCGCATGGGGCAACACGGCGGCCAATGTGACCGTGGGGCTGCTGTCATCGGTGCTCGACAACATTCCGATCATGTTCGCGGTGCTCACCATGGACCCGCAGATGAGTCACGGTCAGTGGCTTCTGGTGACGCTGACCGCAGGTGTGGGGGGAAGCCTCCTGTCCATCGGTTCGGCCGCAGGCGTGGCCCTGATGGGGTTGGCGCAGGGGAACTACACCTTCTCCCACCACCTCCGGTGGACTTGGGCGATTGCGCTTGGCTATGCTGCCAGCATTGTTGCCCATTTGGTGATCAATGCCGCGAAGTTCTGA
- a CDS encoding phosphoenolpyruvate carboxylase — protein sequence MDRRSPPPAAAAEDATYIIEITATLRDLLRQVIKTREPEVLPILDNPDAAAAIPDRLVEHALQAIGIWLQLMNIAEENASIRNRRDIEKQGGPDEVIGSFSHAVAQVAAAGVAPETVARVLSNLTVGPTITAHPTEAKRVTVLEIHRRIYLKLYELESPRWTPRERDNLLAALKNEIDLLWLTGEIRIEKPTVESEVSWGLHFFREALFDRTPVICELLQNAINRHYPELPRDGVKAPLRYSSWIGGDRDGNPFVTVSTTRAALRENRLAAVHRLDARLQELARLISISAYEIALPSGFQSIIDTQLEASGEKSAIVGRNPTEPFRQFFSAMRLRLAATVNGGGTATPFADVAEFRALLAACDEALIAMKAPGLATGLLRPLRWEAEIFGFRTASLDLRQNTTVINRVLGEIWLKLNPLAKEAPTPGTRAWSAWIASELEKPLGFLPQFMNTSEEATELLVLLTLVRETLDGPDPASIGTFILSMTQTADDVLGLYLLAKYCGLFSDPTAREICRIRVVPLFETIEDLRAAPAIMRELLSQPLVRSSVAANGGTQEIMLGYSDSNKDGGFFAASFELFEAQRSLIAIGREQGIPLSFFHGRGGSVSRGGAPTGRAIAAQPAGSIGGHMRVTEQGEVVSSKFANRGTALNNLEVLTSSVLLHTLKSADAPEFRVIPEQQAAVEEIARLSFKAYRKLAEDPALITYFQSASPVEELALLKIGSRPSRRFGARGISDLRAIPWVFAWSQNRHLLTGWYGLGYALDDFLSARGDAGLKLLRQMFAKSTGFRLAVEEVEKSLFLADMGVAERYAGLVPTRNDAERLFALIRHEHRRTSKVVLELTGGKMLCERFQNFRRRFERIRPMVDQANLWQVQLLRQTREEKGKDALNMPLLMTMNCVAAGLGWTG from the coding sequence ATAGACCGCCGCTCCCCGCCCCCTGCCGCCGCCGCAGAGGACGCCACATACATTATCGAAATCACGGCGACTCTCCGTGACCTTCTCCGTCAAGTGATCAAAACGCGCGAACCGGAGGTGTTGCCGATCCTCGACAATCCGGACGCAGCCGCCGCCATTCCTGACCGGCTGGTGGAGCACGCCCTGCAGGCCATCGGCATCTGGCTGCAACTGATGAACATCGCCGAAGAAAACGCCAGCATCCGCAACCGCCGCGACATCGAAAAGCAGGGCGGGCCGGATGAGGTGATCGGCTCATTTTCTCATGCTGTGGCCCAGGTGGCGGCGGCAGGCGTGGCTCCCGAAACCGTGGCGCGGGTTCTTTCCAATCTCACGGTCGGCCCCACCATCACCGCGCACCCGACAGAGGCCAAGCGCGTCACCGTTCTCGAAATCCATCGCCGCATTTATCTCAAGCTCTACGAACTGGAGAGTCCGCGCTGGACTCCGCGCGAGCGCGACAACCTTCTCGCCGCCCTCAAGAACGAAATCGACCTGCTGTGGCTCACCGGCGAAATCCGCATCGAGAAGCCGACAGTCGAGAGCGAGGTCTCGTGGGGCTTGCACTTCTTCCGTGAAGCGCTGTTCGACCGCACGCCGGTGATTTGCGAACTCTTGCAGAATGCGATCAATCGCCACTATCCGGAGTTGCCCCGCGATGGCGTGAAGGCACCGCTCCGCTACTCCTCGTGGATCGGCGGAGACCGCGATGGCAACCCGTTTGTCACCGTCTCCACAACGCGCGCGGCGCTCCGCGAGAACCGGCTCGCCGCAGTCCATCGACTCGATGCGCGGCTTCAGGAACTGGCGCGCCTGATTTCCATCAGTGCTTATGAGATCGCCTTGCCCTCCGGCTTTCAGTCCATCATCGATACGCAGCTGGAAGCCTCCGGCGAAAAATCCGCCATTGTGGGCCGTAACCCGACCGAACCCTTCCGGCAGTTCTTCAGCGCAATGCGCCTGCGCCTCGCTGCCACCGTCAATGGAGGAGGGACGGCCACGCCCTTCGCCGACGTGGCGGAATTCCGCGCCCTGCTTGCCGCCTGCGATGAAGCACTGATCGCCATGAAAGCGCCGGGCCTTGCCACCGGCCTGTTGCGGCCACTGCGCTGGGAAGCGGAGATTTTTGGCTTCCGCACGGCAAGCCTCGACCTCCGCCAGAACACCACCGTGATCAATCGCGTGCTGGGTGAGATCTGGCTGAAGCTCAACCCGCTGGCCAAGGAAGCGCCAACGCCCGGAACGCGCGCGTGGAGTGCATGGATTGCCAGCGAACTGGAGAAACCGCTGGGTTTCCTCCCGCAATTCATGAACACCTCGGAAGAAGCGACCGAACTGCTGGTGCTTCTGACACTGGTTCGCGAAACGCTCGATGGTCCTGATCCCGCCTCCATCGGTACGTTCATCCTGTCCATGACGCAGACCGCGGACGACGTCCTCGGACTCTATCTGCTCGCGAAATATTGCGGCCTGTTTTCTGATCCCACGGCGCGCGAGATTTGCCGCATCCGCGTGGTACCGCTGTTTGAAACCATCGAAGACCTCCGCGCCGCACCGGCAATCATGCGCGAACTCCTCTCGCAGCCCCTGGTGCGCTCCTCCGTTGCCGCAAACGGCGGCACGCAGGAAATCATGCTGGGCTATTCCGACTCGAACAAGGACGGCGGCTTCTTTGCCGCGAGTTTCGAACTGTTTGAGGCTCAGCGCAGCCTCATCGCCATCGGCCGCGAGCAGGGCATTCCCCTCAGCTTCTTCCATGGCCGCGGCGGATCGGTGTCGCGCGGCGGCGCCCCCACGGGTCGCGCCATCGCCGCGCAGCCCGCAGGCTCGATCGGCGGGCACATGCGCGTGACCGAGCAGGGCGAAGTCGTGTCCTCCAAGTTCGCCAATCGCGGCACGGCGCTCAACAACCTCGAAGTCCTCACCTCCAGCGTCCTGTTGCATACGCTGAAGTCCGCGGATGCGCCCGAATTCCGCGTGATCCCGGAGCAGCAGGCGGCGGTGGAGGAGATCGCGCGGCTCTCGTTCAAGGCTTACCGCAAGCTCGCGGAAGACCCGGCTCTTATTACCTATTTCCAGTCGGCGAGCCCCGTGGAAGAACTGGCGCTTCTCAAGATCGGTTCGCGTCCGTCGCGCCGCTTTGGCGCCCGTGGCATCTCCGATCTCCGCGCCATTCCCTGGGTCTTCGCCTGGAGCCAGAATCGCCACCTGCTCACGGGTTGGTATGGACTGGGCTACGCGCTCGATGATTTCCTCTCGGCGCGGGGTGATGCCGGGCTGAAGCTGCTGCGCCAGATGTTCGCCAAATCGACCGGCTTCCGCCTCGCGGTGGAGGAGGTGGAGAAGTCCCTCTTCCTCGCCGACATGGGCGTGGCCGAGCGCTATGCCGGACTGGTGCCGACGCGCAACGACGCGGAACGGCTCTTCGCTCTCATCCGCCACGAACACCGGCGCACCTCGAAGGTGGTACTGGAACTGACTGGCGGCAAAATGCTCTGCGAACGCTTCCAGAATTTCCGCCGCCGCTTCGAACGCATCCGGCCCATGGTCGACCAGGCGAACCTTTGGCAGGTACAATTGCTGCGTCAGACCCGCGAGGAAAAGGGCAAGGATGCCCTCAACATGCCGCTGCTCATGACCATGAATTGCGTGGCCGCAGGCCTGGGCTGGACGGGATAG
- a CDS encoding leucyl aminopeptidase, producing the protein MNSTLKLSFDRPALPKAGILVAFAGEGAALGPMAAQLDKAAHGHVTRAMKAAGFEGKKEQVLDLVAPGAGIDRLILMGLGKPEALTARELELLGGAIAGTLQAIKAKSATVAPLHDVTAVTSAASAAHLASGAALRCYGFTAYKTKGNGKSTTLSALSVMCPDAAAARKAFAPFAAIREGNHLARDLVNEPANVLFPVEFAARAKALAKAGLEVEVLTPAQMKKLGMHALLGVAQGSDHEARLVVMRWNGGKKTDAPLAFIGKGVTFDTGGVSIKPAAGMEDMKGDMAGAAAVTGLMLALARRKAKCNVVGAIGLVENAIDGKAQRPGDIVKSMSGQTIAVLNTDAEGRLVLADVLWYIQDRFKPKFMVNLATLTGAMMVALGKEFAGMFCNNDELAARLFASGAATGEKVWRMPLAPEYDKLIEHDVADMKNIGGRFGGAITAAQFLQRFVNNVPWAHLDVAGTAMDSTKTPLSQGWSSGWGVRLLNDLVARHYEG; encoded by the coding sequence ATGAATTCAACTCTGAAACTTTCCTTCGACCGTCCAGCCCTGCCCAAGGCGGGCATCCTTGTGGCATTTGCGGGCGAAGGCGCTGCCCTTGGCCCCATGGCCGCGCAGCTGGACAAGGCAGCCCACGGCCACGTCACCCGCGCCATGAAGGCGGCGGGCTTCGAGGGCAAGAAGGAACAGGTGCTCGACCTGGTGGCGCCGGGGGCAGGTATTGACCGGCTGATTCTCATGGGACTGGGCAAACCCGAAGCGCTGACGGCGCGGGAACTGGAACTCCTGGGCGGCGCAATCGCCGGCACCCTGCAGGCCATCAAGGCAAAGTCGGCCACCGTCGCCCCTCTGCATGATGTGACGGCGGTCACCTCAGCGGCATCGGCGGCTCATCTGGCTTCGGGTGCGGCGCTCCGCTGCTATGGCTTCACCGCGTACAAGACGAAGGGCAATGGCAAGTCCACGACACTCAGTGCACTCTCGGTGATGTGCCCGGATGCGGCGGCGGCCCGCAAGGCATTTGCCCCTTTCGCGGCGATCCGCGAGGGCAATCATCTCGCCCGCGACCTCGTCAACGAACCCGCCAACGTGCTTTTCCCGGTGGAGTTCGCCGCGCGTGCCAAGGCTCTCGCAAAAGCGGGACTTGAGGTCGAGGTGCTAACGCCCGCCCAGATGAAGAAGCTCGGCATGCATGCCCTTCTCGGCGTGGCGCAAGGATCCGACCATGAGGCGCGGCTCGTCGTCATGCGCTGGAACGGCGGCAAGAAGACAGACGCGCCACTCGCCTTCATCGGCAAGGGCGTAACCTTTGATACGGGCGGCGTCTCCATCAAGCCTGCGGCCGGCATGGAAGACATGAAGGGTGACATGGCGGGTGCCGCCGCCGTCACGGGCCTCATGCTCGCGCTGGCGCGGCGCAAGGCGAAGTGCAACGTTGTGGGCGCCATCGGCCTGGTGGAGAACGCCATCGACGGCAAGGCGCAGCGTCCGGGCGACATCGTCAAGTCCATGTCGGGCCAGACCATCGCCGTGCTCAACACCGATGCCGAAGGACGCCTCGTCCTCGCTGATGTGCTCTGGTACATCCAGGACCGCTTCAAGCCGAAGTTTATGGTGAACCTTGCAACGCTCACCGGCGCCATGATGGTGGCGCTGGGCAAGGAATTTGCCGGCATGTTCTGCAACAATGACGAACTGGCGGCGCGCCTCTTCGCCAGCGGCGCGGCGACGGGCGAAAAGGTGTGGCGCATGCCGCTCGCCCCGGAATACGACAAGCTGATCGAGCACGATGTGGCCGACATGAAGAATATCGGCGGGCGTTTTGGCGGCGCCATCACGGCGGCGCAATTCCTCCAGCGCTTCGTGAACAATGTGCCGTGGGCGCATTTGGATGTGGCAGGCACGGCCATGGATTCCACCAAGACGCCGCTGAGCCAGGGCTGGTCGTCGGGCTGGGGCGTCCGTTTGTTGAACGATCTCGTCGCACGGCACTACGAAGGCTGA
- the nhaA gene encoding Na+/H+ antiporter NhaA, translated as MPRSSENVSRIRQFIEHEATGGIILACAALVAILLVNFGLNDAYHHLLEERVRIGIGSLTLDKSLHHFINDGLMAVFFFLVGLEIKREVLEGNLSSPSQIVLPAVAALGGIAVPSGLYAFINWGNAATIGGWAIPAATDIAFALGALALLGVRAPLSLKIFLLTLATFDDLAAIIIIALFYTSQLSIVALAGALAVLAALFAYNRMGGGRTGIFILGGILMWLFVLKSGVHATLAGVALGLLIPLKRGDGTSPLHELEHGLHPYVKFAILPLFAFANAGLPLDGFSLANLAQPLPFGIIAGLTLGKPVGIMLAVLLLVGTKLAKLPEGVNWRYMLGVSCLAGIGFTMSLFIGSLAFADAGLNAEVRVGVVAASLLSMALGLGIMWPGKVR; from the coding sequence ATGCCGCGAAGTTCTGAAAACGTCTCCCGTATCCGCCAGTTCATCGAACACGAGGCGACAGGAGGCATCATCCTGGCCTGTGCCGCACTGGTGGCGATCCTGCTCGTCAATTTCGGACTGAATGACGCCTACCATCACCTGCTGGAAGAGCGCGTGCGAATCGGCATCGGCAGCCTGACGCTCGACAAGTCGCTGCACCATTTCATCAACGACGGCCTGATGGCGGTGTTCTTTTTCCTCGTGGGACTGGAGATCAAGCGTGAAGTGCTTGAGGGCAACCTCTCATCGCCCTCGCAGATTGTCCTTCCTGCCGTGGCCGCACTCGGCGGCATTGCTGTTCCATCCGGACTTTATGCCTTCATCAACTGGGGCAACGCCGCCACCATTGGTGGCTGGGCCATTCCAGCAGCGACCGACATTGCCTTCGCCCTTGGCGCGCTGGCCCTGCTTGGCGTGCGTGCGCCACTCTCGCTCAAGATATTCCTGCTCACGCTGGCAACCTTCGACGACCTGGCAGCCATCATCATCATCGCCCTGTTTTACACGAGCCAACTCTCCATCGTCGCACTTGCCGGCGCGCTGGCCGTTCTGGCGGCGCTCTTCGCCTACAACCGGATGGGTGGCGGACGCACCGGCATCTTCATCCTGGGCGGCATCCTCATGTGGCTGTTCGTGCTGAAATCGGGCGTGCATGCCACGCTTGCAGGGGTGGCGCTGGGGCTGCTCATTCCACTGAAGCGCGGGGATGGCACGTCGCCGTTGCACGAGCTTGAACACGGCCTACACCCATATGTGAAATTCGCCATCCTGCCGCTGTTTGCCTTTGCCAATGCGGGACTTCCGCTCGATGGATTCTCGCTCGCAAACCTGGCGCAGCCGCTGCCGTTCGGCATCATTGCCGGGCTGACGCTCGGCAAGCCGGTGGGCATCATGCTGGCGGTGCTGCTCCTCGTCGGCACGAAACTTGCGAAGCTGCCGGAGGGCGTAAACTGGCGCTACATGCTGGGCGTCTCGTGCCTTGCCGGAATCGGTTTCACCATGAGCCTGTTCATCGGCTCCCTCGCCTTCGCCGATGCCGGCCTCAACGCTGAAGTGCGCGTCGGAGTCGTCGCCGCCTCCCTCCTCTCCATGGCCTTGGGCCTCGGCATCATGTGGCCGGGGAAGGTGCGCTGA
- a CDS encoding ABC-F family ATP-binding cassette domain-containing protein, whose amino-acid sequence MLNVQGITYRIAGRLLLDDAGVAIPTGHRVGLVGRNGTGKSTLFRIILGELSPETGHVSTLRNARIGTVAQEAPGGEESLIDVVLAGDSERAELLARADHETDPHTIAEIQARLMDIGAHSAPARAAAILSGLGFSDDAMQGPCSALSGGWRMRVALAAALFGQPDVLLLDEPTNYLDFEGTVWLTTFLKSYPSTVLMISHDRDVLNQVVDGIVHLDQGKLTLYQGSYDSFDRQRREQQALSQKLRKKQEAHRAHMQAYVDRFRYKASKARQAQSRLKALAKLEPIAEVIENRVAEFHFPNPEKELAPPLVAMDKAAVGYEPGKAILRNLTLRIDPDDRIALLGSNGNGKSTFAKLLTGKLKASQGSIVTAPRMSVGYFAQHQMDELADGRTPYDYITDLMPEASVADRRARLGAAGFGAALAQSKCLTLSGGEKARLLFLLATFHAPHVLILDEPTNHLDMDSRESLILAINDYAGAVILIAHDRHIVETCADTLWLVEKGSVRVFDGDLQQYADQVLSQRKVLTRSAPPPPPAAAKPAARPQKSLQKQLRDVEERMEALRGKITVLDHALADHTIYKDEPRKAADFARLRTKLATDLDTLETEWLALHDETADA is encoded by the coding sequence ATGTTGAATGTTCAGGGCATCACCTATCGCATCGCCGGGCGCTTGCTCCTGGACGATGCGGGCGTCGCCATTCCCACAGGGCACCGGGTCGGGCTTGTGGGCCGCAACGGCACAGGCAAGTCCACGCTGTTCCGCATCATCCTGGGCGAACTGTCTCCGGAAACAGGGCATGTCAGCACGCTCCGCAATGCCCGCATCGGGACCGTGGCACAGGAAGCGCCGGGCGGAGAGGAGTCACTGATCGACGTGGTGCTGGCTGGCGACAGCGAACGCGCCGAGTTGCTGGCCCGGGCCGATCACGAAACGGATCCCCACACCATCGCCGAGATCCAGGCGCGGCTCATGGACATCGGTGCCCATTCCGCTCCGGCGCGTGCAGCTGCCATTCTCTCGGGCCTCGGCTTTTCGGACGATGCGATGCAGGGCCCCTGCTCCGCGCTCTCCGGCGGCTGGCGCATGCGCGTGGCGCTGGCTGCCGCGCTCTTTGGCCAGCCAGACGTGCTGCTGCTCGACGAGCCCACCAACTATCTCGATTTCGAAGGCACGGTGTGGCTCACCACCTTCCTCAAGTCCTATCCCTCCACGGTGCTGATGATCAGCCACGACCGCGATGTGCTGAACCAGGTCGTCGATGGCATCGTGCATCTCGATCAGGGCAAGCTCACGCTTTACCAGGGCAGTTATGACAGCTTCGACCGGCAGCGGCGCGAGCAGCAGGCTCTGAGCCAGAAGTTGCGCAAGAAGCAGGAAGCCCATCGCGCCCACATGCAGGCCTACGTGGACCGCTTCCGCTACAAGGCATCCAAGGCGCGGCAGGCGCAGAGCCGTTTGAAGGCGCTGGCGAAGCTCGAACCGATTGCGGAAGTGATCGAAAATCGCGTGGCGGAGTTCCACTTTCCAAATCCGGAAAAGGAGTTGGCCCCGCCGCTCGTGGCCATGGACAAGGCGGCCGTGGGTTATGAACCGGGCAAGGCCATCCTGCGCAATCTCACGCTGCGCATTGATCCGGATGACCGCATCGCGCTTTTGGGATCAAACGGCAACGGCAAGTCCACTTTCGCCAAGCTGCTCACCGGAAAGCTGAAGGCGAGCCAGGGCAGCATCGTGACGGCGCCCCGCATGAGCGTCGGCTACTTCGCGCAACACCAGATGGACGAGTTGGCGGATGGCCGCACGCCCTACGACTACATCACCGACCTGATGCCCGAGGCCTCCGTCGCCGACCGGCGCGCGCGGCTGGGTGCGGCGGGGTTCGGCGCGGCGCTGGCACAGAGCAAGTGCTTAACGCTTTCGGGCGGCGAGAAGGCACGGCTGCTGTTTCTGCTCGCCACATTCCATGCGCCGCACGTGCTGATCCTGGACGAACCGACGAACCATCTGGACATGGACAGCCGCGAAAGCCTGATCCTCGCGATCAACGATTATGCTGGCGCGGTGATCCTGATCGCGCATGACCGTCATATCGTGGAAACATGCGCCGATACGTTGTGGCTGGTGGAAAAGGGCTCTGTGAGGGTGTTCGATGGCGATCTCCAGCAATATGCCGATCAGGTGCTGAGTCAGCGCAAGGTTCTGACGCGGAGCGCGCCGCCGCCGCCCCCTGCCGCCGCGAAGCCCGCAGCGCGGCCGCAGAAATCGTTGCAGAAGCAATTGCGCGATGTTGAAGAGCGCATGGAAGCGTTGCGCGGCAAGATCACCGTGCTGGATCACGCGCTGGCGGACCACACCATCTATAAGGATGAGCCCAGGAAGGCGGCGGATTTCGCGCGGTTGCGGACCAAGCTCGCCACCGATCTCGACACGCTTGAAACGGAATGGCTGGCGCTTCACGACGAGACCGCCGATGCCTGA
- a CDS encoding winged helix-turn-helix domain-containing protein — MADQDLRFGRFAVDAERKLLLENGKPVAVGARGVALLEGLLRAEGKPVSKSELMDIAWPGQTVEESNLSVQIAGLRKVLGVNPGGEDWIATIARVGYRFQADAGASKSDAESGRPATSDMTKPSLAVMAFTNLSSDPEQAFFADGMTEDIIGALSRIGELFVVSRSSSFALKGQAMPPREAAAQLGVRYVLEGSVRPSTKRVRVTAQLTDCRSGATIWADRYESAAEDIFDMQDTITHDIAQALHVTLSMGEAGRLWEGQTKSLRAWEKAILGSQAFHRYSKADADDARRLLEEAVAIDPTFYGAIGFLGIVHYWEARYIMSIERAYAIAHAQACADKMEAADPSLSQLFTLKSCIAFLHGQHDEAIRLGAMSVSRSPSDSRANGFLGMFQMYAGDLLAAQVSMQLASRHSPIRPTYLYYYPALIHMWLGHHDKALELALENSRLQLSEAYTQACLAAVHMFRGETGDAKRAVASLLDTTPAFSCANIRYSELYRDPSQLDRLVAALRAAGLPD; from the coding sequence ATGGCAGACCAGGACCTCCGCTTCGGACGTTTCGCCGTGGATGCAGAGCGCAAGCTGTTGCTGGAGAACGGCAAGCCCGTGGCAGTGGGGGCAAGAGGCGTGGCCTTGCTGGAAGGCCTGCTCCGCGCCGAGGGCAAGCCGGTCAGCAAATCCGAACTCATGGACATCGCCTGGCCCGGACAGACGGTAGAGGAAAGCAATCTCTCCGTGCAGATTGCAGGCCTGCGAAAGGTGCTCGGAGTCAATCCCGGCGGAGAGGACTGGATCGCCACCATCGCGCGCGTTGGCTATCGCTTTCAGGCAGACGCCGGAGCGAGCAAGAGTGATGCGGAGTCGGGGAGGCCGGCAACCAGCGACATGACGAAGCCGTCGCTCGCCGTCATGGCTTTCACCAATCTTTCGTCGGACCCCGAACAGGCCTTCTTCGCAGATGGCATGACCGAGGACATCATCGGAGCACTGTCCCGTATCGGGGAGTTGTTCGTTGTCTCGCGCAGTTCCAGCTTTGCCCTGAAAGGCCAGGCCATGCCGCCCCGGGAAGCAGCCGCTCAACTCGGCGTCCGCTATGTGCTGGAAGGGAGTGTGCGCCCCTCTACCAAGCGCGTGCGGGTGACGGCGCAACTCACCGATTGCCGCTCCGGTGCCACCATCTGGGCAGACCGCTACGAGAGTGCTGCCGAAGACATCTTCGACATGCAGGACACGATCACCCATGATATCGCACAGGCGCTGCATGTGACGCTCTCCATGGGGGAAGCGGGCCGCTTGTGGGAAGGGCAGACGAAGAGCTTGCGGGCCTGGGAGAAAGCCATTCTCGGCAGCCAGGCCTTTCACCGCTACTCCAAGGCCGATGCCGATGATGCACGCCGCCTGCTGGAGGAAGCCGTCGCTATCGATCCCACGTTCTACGGAGCGATCGGCTTTCTTGGCATCGTGCACTATTGGGAAGCGCGCTACATCATGTCGATCGAACGAGCCTACGCGATTGCCCACGCGCAAGCCTGTGCCGACAAAATGGAAGCGGCCGATCCGTCGCTCAGCCAGTTGTTCACGCTCAAGTCCTGCATCGCCTTCCTGCACGGGCAGCATGACGAGGCGATCCGCCTGGGCGCCATGTCAGTGAGCCGGTCTCCGAGTGACTCGCGGGCCAATGGTTTTCTCGGCATGTTCCAGATGTATGCAGGCGACTTGCTCGCCGCGCAGGTCTCCATGCAACTGGCGTCACGTCATTCGCCGATCCGGCCGACCTATCTCTATTACTATCCCGCGCTCATTCACATGTGGCTGGGGCATCACGACAAGGCGCTGGAACTGGCTCTCGAAAACAGCAGGCTTCAGTTGAGTGAGGCCTATACGCAAGCCTGCCTCGCGGCAGTGCACATGTTCCGGGGCGAGACCGGCGATGCAAAGCGCGCTGTTGCAAGCCTCCTCGATACAACGCCGGCCTTCAGCTGCGCCAATATCCGCTATTCGGAACTCTACCGCGACCCGTCGCAGTTGGACCGGCTTGTCGCGGCGCTCAGGGCCGCCGGATTGCCGGATTAG
- a CDS encoding DNA polymerase III subunit chi — MAEVWFYHLEREPVENVLPGLLARGLQRGLRLAVQSGDAGMLKLISEKLWAFEDVTFLAHGDSNTPMPQHQPIYLATGPENPGNAGYRFFIGGSEPENMDGLARASILFDGNDAGSIDRARTLWRRLKADGHTISYWKQDDTGRWQNQAG, encoded by the coding sequence ATGGCGGAGGTCTGGTTCTATCATCTCGAACGTGAGCCGGTGGAGAACGTGCTGCCGGGCCTGCTGGCGCGCGGCCTGCAGCGCGGGCTTCGCCTCGCGGTGCAATCAGGCGATGCCGGGATGCTCAAGCTGATCTCCGAAAAACTCTGGGCCTTCGAGGATGTGACCTTTCTCGCCCATGGCGACAGCAACACACCCATGCCGCAGCACCAGCCAATCTATCTCGCGACCGGCCCGGAAAATCCCGGCAACGCGGGCTATCGCTTCTTCATCGGCGGCAGCGAACCCGAAAACATGGACGGCCTCGCCCGTGCCAGCATCCTCTTCGATGGCAACGACGCAGGTTCAATCGATCGGGCCCGCACCCTGTGGCGCCGCCTGAAAGCTGACGGCCACACCATCAGCTACTGGAAGCAGGACGACACCGGCCGCTGGCAGAACCAGGCGGGCTAA